AATTTCAAAGCCTCATCAAACCTGGCGATAAAATCATCAGGCAAAGGTTTATTAGCCACCCAGCAGGCAAAAACAAAAGGTAACTTTGTAAAATTGAACCACTCCTCAGCCAGGTCATAAACAAACCGATGCCGGGGCGCTTCATGAAAAGTCTTATCGCCAATAATCAGAGCAGCCGAATTATCCCGAATTTTTGAAGGAGTAAAAGGCCCGTCAGGATCTAGCCAGACAGGATTTATTTTCCAGTAATCAGCCGAAAGGACCTTGACCAAAATATTGGAAGTACGGGAATGGCTGTCGAGATGTACCTGTTGAATTTGTTCAAGAGGGACATCGCTGGCCAGCAAAACGGTTTTCACCTTGCCGATTGCCCCTATACAATATTCCGAAATGATATAAT
The sequence above is a segment of the Bacteroidota bacterium genome. Coding sequences within it:
- a CDS encoding menaquinone biosynthesis protein, whose product is MKAIRVSAVSYANTVPFVYGIENSKVYEDIELSFDVPSICAEKLLTDKVDIGLVPVGIIPGLKEHYIISEYCIGAIGKVKTVLLASDVPLEQIQQVHLDSHSRTSNILVKVLSADYWKINPVWLDPDGPFTPSKIRDNSAALIIGDKTFHEAPRHRFVYDLAEEWFNFTKLPFVFACWVANKPLPDDFIARFDEALKFGLSHIEEAAQLAMNSQTRDVDIVDYLTHNINYDFDAEKQNALKLFYNYAAGQNLI